A part of Dasypus novemcinctus isolate mDasNov1 chromosome 5, mDasNov1.1.hap2, whole genome shotgun sequence genomic DNA contains:
- the KLRG2 gene encoding killer cell lectin-like receptor subfamily G member 2, producing the protein MESAPAASGGDRAGTEFPMEPLESRDPGQGQPEVPAEETRGPGSPESSPSPGRAAKEAAAETPRAPARPALLRVPPPSLGYGAFRRQGSHSPEPPSPGPAAPGRARDCEASGAEPVPAGAAGEPAAGAWAPMELQVDVRVKPVGAAGGSRSPSPAPSTRFLTVRVPESPALPRHASSSRPLLSWTPSPGSTWGRDAPGAAAWAECGAEGRAGSPGSPGSPGSPARRCRCRCRCQEMRLEKESAALLPRAETDGERKLPRAIELPGLPMYMKSLRWALAVMAILLAVSTVTVVVLASRVGGGCQPCPQGWMWSEEYCYYLSVEAQTWEASQAFCSAHHATLALLSHTQDFLIQNQVAKYTWVGARRGPQGWQWIDGALLPSQLLSEEEDDNPDLNCGGLEKDRLLALDCTALRPWLCAKGAK; encoded by the exons ATGGAGTCGGCCCCGGCAGCTTCGGGAGGGGACCGAGCGGGGACCGAGTTCCCAATGGAGCCGCTGGAAAGCCGGGACCCAGGGCAGGGGCAGCCGGAGGTCCCCGCGGAGGAGACGCGCGGGCCAGGGAGTCCGGAAAGCAGCCCGAGCCCGGGCCGGGCCGCGAAGGAGGCGGCGGCCGAGACGCCGCGGGCCCCCGCACGCCCCGCGCTCCTGCGGGTGCCGCCGCCCAGCCTGGGCTACGGCGCCTTCCGCCGCCAGGGGTCCCACAGCCCCGAGCCGCCGTCGCCCGGCCCCGCTGCGCCCGGGCGGGCCCGGGACTGCGAGGCGTCGGGGGCCGAGCCGGTGCCCGCGGGCGCGGCGGGCGAGCCGGCAGCAGGCGCCTGGGCGCCCATGGAGCTGCAGGTGGACGTGCGCGTGAAGCCCGTGGGCGCGGCCGGCGGCAGCCGCTCGCCCTCGCCCGCGCCCTCCACGCGCTTCCTCACCGTGCGGGTGCCCGAGTCCCCGGCGCTCCCCCGCCACGCCTCCTCCTCGCGCCCGCTCCTGTCGTGGACCCCGTCCCCGGGCAGCACGTGGGGCCGCGACGCGCCCGGCGCCGCCGCCTGGGCCGAGTGCGGGGCCGAGGGGCGCGCGGGCTCCCCGGGCTCCCCGGGCTCCCCGGGCTCCCCCGCGCGCCGCTGCCGCTGCCGCTGCCGCTGCCAGGAAATGCGGCTGGAGAAGGAGAGCGCCGCGCTGCTGCCCCGCGCCGAGACGGACGGCGAGAGGAAGCTGCCCCGGGCGATAGAGCTCCCAG GACTGCCCATGTACATGAAGTCCCTGCGCTGGGCCCTGGCAGTTATGGCGATTCTCCTGGCAGTGTCCACAGTCACCGTTGTCGTCCTGGCCTCTAGAGTAG GGGGCGGGTGCCAGCCATGCCCCCAGGGCTGGATGTGGTCCGAGGAATACTGTTACTACCTTTCTGTGGAAGCTCAAACCTGGGAGGCCAGCCAGGCTTTCTGTTCAGCCCACCATGCTACGCTGGCCCTGCTGAGCCACACCCAG GACTTCCTAATCCAAAACCAAGTCGCCAAGTATACCTGGGTGGGGGCCCGGCGAGGCCCCCAGGGCTGGCAGTGGATCGACGGggccctcctgccctcccagct ACTCTCAGAGGAAGAGGATGACAACCCAGACCTGAACTGTGGGGGCCTGGAGAAAGACAGGTTGCTGGCTTTGGACTGCACTGCTCTGCGACCCTGGCTCTGTGCCAAGGGAGCCAAGTGA